A portion of the Arcobacter arenosus genome contains these proteins:
- the fliW gene encoding flagellar assembly protein FliW, translating to MSYKVVIPIDGCKDETEFELTKLDDFFSVIKGNDTGITLRLMSFGALKSLAFELPEDFKNKLEIKSIEDISIFYIFVLQTQVSESSMNIFSPVIINEKSKKMGQIHLNLEELGLESLNDILPSL from the coding sequence ATGAGTTATAAAGTTGTAATTCCAATTGATGGTTGTAAAGATGAAACAGAGTTTGAATTAACTAAACTTGATGATTTTTTTTCAGTAATCAAAGGTAATGATACTGGTATAACTCTTAGGTTAATGAGTTTTGGAGCTTTGAAATCTTTAGCTTTTGAACTTCCTGAAGATTTTAAAAATAAACTTGAAATTAAATCTATAGAAGATATTTCTATTTTTTATATTTTTGTTTTACAAACTCAAGTTTCAGAATCTTCTATGAATATCTTCTCACCTGTAATTATAAATGAAAAATCAAAAAAAATGGGTCAAATCCATTTAAATCTAGAAGAGTTAGGACTTGAAAGTCTTAATGATATATTACCAAGTTTATAG
- a CDS encoding AAA family ATPase has protein sequence MSEDIQENEKLFNLSGVIKKVLYQNAETKYVIAVLENNQKICGTYFDTDLEKLVGEEILLKGDWTTHKKYGVQFEFQTLELKEAEMFFFLTKIVKGVGKKFAHELLEKYSEDKLVEILNENPSELLKFKGIKEKKLDKIVSSWQKFKHLRELGKFLSKFGVTSNLINKIYSHFSEVDNLIEKIEKNPYLLIQIKGIGFKRADEIAKSLGIDPKSDFRINACINYTLREFCDNNGNSSIDKSHLYKILDESLHFNNEDILYENVITKMLVEEQIFQTTPNRLSPSMLYNAERRILDFFERRKNDLNRKIISSFDEYLEKKQISLGFELSTEQKKAVELINNGNKTLFLIGYAGTGKSTSSRAVLELLEEIVSYDDIITIALSGIASQRISDTTGYNSSTIQSLFVKHEDKEFFPHKVILLDEASMVNSVMFYNLIKKISDDTIFIVVGDDGQLPAIGAGNILADAIKHELAPICKLTKIYRQSQDQAIAVIANDIREGNIPEYEKDYQDFKFVNVSINNYYGVKNSSTQNEFSNVRANISENILNTILNISSHYIEGFYDFIKKKDISKALTLFQVITPMKAGPLGVENLNMQLQTLFNHTKAKGYKTKLYEFRMTDKVIHIKNENMKAQTMKMYKSGSSEFLEKRVFNGQLGLIIKLDFEENNVIVLYPNDDMVVFYDFDELTNLLSLAYCLTIHKTQGMEYENALIPMSFSHYIMHNTKLLYTAITRAKKMCFIVGEEDAFKSACKRIETTKRESVINDLLSK, from the coding sequence ATGTCTGAAGATATTCAAGAAAATGAGAAACTTTTTAATCTATCTGGCGTAATAAAAAAAGTACTATATCAAAATGCAGAAACCAAATATGTTATTGCAGTACTAGAAAATAATCAAAAAATATGTGGAACTTATTTTGATACAGATTTAGAAAAATTAGTAGGGGAAGAGATTTTACTTAAAGGGGATTGGACAACCCATAAAAAATATGGGGTTCAATTTGAATTTCAAACTCTAGAATTAAAAGAAGCAGAGATGTTTTTCTTTTTAACTAAGATTGTTAAAGGGGTTGGTAAAAAATTTGCCCATGAATTATTAGAAAAATATTCTGAAGATAAGCTTGTTGAGATTTTAAATGAAAATCCAAGTGAACTTTTAAAGTTCAAAGGTATTAAAGAAAAAAAGCTAGATAAAATAGTAAGTTCATGGCAAAAATTTAAACACCTAAGGGAACTTGGAAAGTTTTTATCAAAGTTTGGAGTTACTTCAAATCTAATTAATAAAATTTATTCTCATTTTAGTGAAGTTGATAATTTAATTGAAAAAATAGAAAAAAATCCATATCTATTAATACAAATAAAAGGGATTGGATTTAAAAGAGCCGATGAGATAGCAAAATCTTTGGGAATAGATCCTAAAAGTGATTTTAGAATAAATGCATGTATAAACTATACATTAAGAGAATTTTGTGACAATAATGGAAACTCTTCAATAGATAAATCACATCTTTATAAAATTTTAGATGAATCTTTACATTTTAATAATGAAGATATTTTATATGAAAATGTTATTACAAAGATGCTTGTTGAAGAACAAATATTTCAAACAACTCCTAATAGATTATCTCCATCAATGCTTTATAATGCAGAACGAAGAATTTTAGATTTCTTTGAGAGAAGAAAAAATGACTTAAATAGGAAGATAATATCAAGTTTTGATGAATACCTTGAAAAAAAACAAATATCATTAGGTTTTGAATTAAGTACTGAACAAAAAAAAGCAGTTGAATTAATCAATAATGGGAATAAAACACTTTTTTTAATTGGTTATGCAGGAACAGGTAAATCAACATCAAGTAGGGCAGTTTTAGAACTACTTGAAGAGATAGTATCATATGATGATATTATAACTATTGCTTTAAGTGGAATTGCCTCTCAGCGAATCTCTGATACCACGGGATATAATAGTAGTACTATTCAATCACTTTTTGTAAAACATGAGGATAAAGAATTTTTCCCCCATAAGGTTATCTTACTTGATGAAGCATCAATGGTAAACTCTGTTATGTTTTATAATCTTATAAAAAAAATATCAGATGATACAATTTTCATAGTTGTAGGTGATGATGGACAGCTTCCTGCAATTGGGGCAGGAAATATTTTAGCTGATGCTATAAAACATGAATTAGCTCCAATATGCAAACTTACAAAAATATATAGACAAAGCCAAGACCAAGCAATAGCTGTAATTGCAAATGATATTAGAGAAGGGAATATCCCTGAATATGAAAAAGATTATCAAGATTTTAAATTTGTTAACGTATCAATAAATAATTATTATGGAGTAAAAAATTCAAGTACGCAAAATGAATTTTCAAATGTAAGGGCGAATATAAGTGAAAATATTTTAAATACAATTTTAAATATTTCAAGTCATTATATTGAGGGTTTTTATGATTTTATTAAGAAAAAAGATATATCAAAAGCATTGACTTTATTTCAAGTGATTACCCCTATGAAAGCTGGACCTTTGGGGGTTGAAAATTTAAATATGCAATTGCAAACATTATTTAATCATACTAAAGCAAAAGGTTATAAAACTAAGCTTTATGAGTTTAGAATGACTGATAAAGTTATACATATTAAAAATGAAAACATGAAAGCTCAGACTATGAAAATGTATAAATCTGGTTCTAGTGAGTTTTTAGAAAAAAGAGTTTTTAATGGTCAGTTAGGGCTAATAATAAAACTTGATTTTGAAGAAAATAATGTGATTGTTTTATACCCAAATGATGATATGGTAGTTTTCTATGATTTTGATGAATTAACTAATCTTTTATCTTTAGCATATTGCTTAACAATACATAAAACACAAGGAATGGAGTATGAAAATGCTTTGATTCCAATGAGTTTTTCCCACTATATTATGCATAATACAAAGCTCCTTTATACCGCAATTACAAGGGCGAAAAAGATGTGTTTTATCGTTGGTGAAGAGGATGCTTTTAAAAGTGCTTGCAAAAGAATTGAAACAACAAAAAGAGAATCTGTAATCAACGATTTACTTTCAAAATAA